Within the Catalinimonas niigatensis genome, the region CAAATGTGGAAGTATCGCTGATTCCGGGCCACGGCGGCTATCATATCTTTGCTCAGTACGTAGTACATAGAAGGGTTAGTTAACGAAAATTTATTTTTGGCAACACAAATTTCCACAACCCTTCTTTTTCTTCAAAAAGTCGAGATCAGTTCGTTCACTCAGAAAAGAATATAAAGTAAACTCGTCTCTTTTAAGTAGGGACAATTACATTGAGATATACATACGCTAATTAGAGAATCAATAAAGTAGGCACGTTTATGAGATACCTTTTTAAGAAACTGTGTCTACAAAGTGTTTGACAATGTTTTTAAATGTCGGTATCAGTACCAGATGCCTGTTCATCCCTATCTATATCTTCATCCTCATAATCCTGTATTCCTATTTCATTCTCTTTCTTGTCAAAGTCCTTAGGAGTAGGCAGATCGCTGATTCTATTAATGCCAAAATATTGCATAAAGAATTCTGTCGTTCCATATAGCAAAGGTTTTCCAATGGTATCATCTTTACCTTTGATCTCTATAAGAGATTTTTCCAAAAGCTTTTGAATAGCATAATCACAACCTACTCCTCTGATTTGTTCCACATGTGCTTTAGTTACAGGTTGCTTATAGGCGATAATTGATAAAGTTTCCAGAGCAGCTGTAGACAACCTTTTGTGTGATTGCTGCTTCAACAATATACTAATACTAGCCTGATAGGATGGCTTAGTTAAAAATTGATACCCCCCACCTATATGAAATACTTGAAAAGAATATTGATCATCAAGATACTGCTCTGTGATTTTTTCTATAGATGCAATAATATCATCTTCTGATATTTCAGCATCAAACATCTCATTAAGACAATTCTTGATATCATCAATTTTTAAGGGTTTAGAGGCACAAAAAATAAGCGCCTCTATATGATTTTTAAGGAATTCCAAAGAGTAGGGAGAGATTTTAAATGAATAAAAGAGAAAAAGGGATACTTACTGATTTTTAAGTTTGGCTTCAATAGAATGCCTGGTATGAGGCACAGCTTTCAACCTTTCTTTTGAAATAAGTTTACCTGTATCAATACATATTCCATAAGTACCATTCTTAATGCGAGCTTTAGCACTTTCTAATTGGTTGATGAATTTTTGTTGACGTGCAGCAAGCTGGCTCAGGCTTTCTTTTTCTAATGTATCTGCCCCGTCCTCCATCAATTTTGTATTGCCTGATGTAGTATCTGTACCACTATCATGCTTACGGCTTAAAATAGCCTTAATCGTTTCTAATTCTTCGCTTGCCTTTTCAAGCTTTTGATCAATCAACTGTTCAAACTCCTTGAGTTCTTCTTCAGAGTATCTTGTTTTTTCTACCTGGCTCATAGGGTGAGGGTTTAATGAATGCGCAAATTTAGGTATGAATTTTAAATCTCAAAATTTGAGATGAATAACATCTTAAATTATACTTAAATAAGAATAAACTAAAATTTATAGTTCACTTTTAATCCGTTCTCTTGGTAGAGAAAGACTTTATTGTTTTTTATAGTGATTTTGCTAATAACCAGATCAGACTTTAATATTTATAAAAAAACCGGCATTTGCCGGTTTCATAAAGTATAATACAAAATTTTCAAATCGTTTGCAGAGGCTTTTCCTTCTGAATACTTTCTGAGAAAAAATGTTTTACTTGTTCGTTATAGAGGTTGAACATAAAACTATTTTCAGGATACACTATATCATCAAAACTAATTGCCTGATCTTTAGCAATGTCTCTTTTTAAAACAATGCCTTCAGATAAACCAATCGGCAGCAAATTTTCTTTTCTACAAACAGAAGCGTTTTCACATTGCCCATAAGATGTATAACCTCCAAATCCATCCAAAGTTTGTCCAGCTTTCAAATCAGTTTTAGCTGTCGTAATCACTTCTACAACAGGTCCATCTATAGGAGCAAGTACAGGATCATTGAAATGGAAAACTCTGGCTACTGAATTAGGCACCTCAAAATAACATAAATGGTAGGGTGTATAAAAACTATATATTGGACCCTTACCTAACTTTAGGTAATTCAGGTAACTTTTAGACAACTCATCTTCAGTAGTAGCATACACATACACCCCCGGCCCAGGCTTAGCACCCACCGCATAATCTACGATACCTCCTAATGCTTTCAACTGATCTACATCATAAAGATGTGTTAAGTCATCTATGTGATCATTTGAACGGAAACCATTCATTCCTCTTTGTGAGACTACCATCCCTGTTGCATTGGCTACTGTTGCCTGTTCAAATGCGATCTTAGTGCCATCAGTAAAGTTAGTAATCATGTTGACGTTTTGCCCCATATTTTCAGCAAATGACAACATATCCGTTGGATTTTTATGTATATCTAAGAATCCTTTGATATTTCCACAAACCAATGGCGTAAAACCCAAGTTTTTCACAAAACGGTAAAGGTTCATAATAACTCCTGGCTGATCACCATCACTACCGCTAAGCATTACATTTGCCCGATCGGCATAATATTTAAGAATAGGCCCTACGGTAGCATCAAGTTCAGCATTCATTAACACTGTAGGTTTTCCGTGCTCAATAGCACTCATTACAACCTTAGCAGCGTATTCTATAGTGCCTGTAGCTTCAACAATAATATCAACTTCATTCGCTTTACAAACAATTTCAGGATCACTTGTCACAACAGCTTCTCTTCTAAGAATATGCTTATCTAAGTCCCTTTCATTATTACATATCACTACTTGATTAACCCCTGCCTGCTGATAACAGTTGATCGCTTTTTCAATACTCCTATTACAGATTACAGACACTTCCATACCCGGTGTATATCTGATGATCTGATTTACGATACCAATGGACATATATCCGGCTCCCATGATTGCAACTCTAATAGGATTTCCTATATCTTCTCTAAACTGAAGTGCCTTATCTACAATTATCATAGTATGTAAATGTTATTATTTTGTATTATTGTTACAATGTATGGGTATAATAAAATTATTCCAAATATTTTTATTACTATTTTACGCGAAATTATTAAAGCGTTTAAATTTAATGGATGTTTAGTAACAAAAATATGGCATTTTTAAGTGAAATACGCATTTTTTCTCTATATATTTCTATCTTTATGCTTAATAATACCAGATAGAACTCAAAATTTAGATAAATACCTATGACCAAAACCTACAAATAGTAAACCAAAAAAAATAGAATGCTTATGGTCGTTAGTTTTGGTGTCTCTTTACAAAAAAAGCCGGTCTTTTGACCTGCTTAGATATCAAAAATATTAGTTTTTTTATCCCTGATTTTGAGAGAGTGACTTACATTTACCTTTTATCTATCAATTTGATCCTATGTCATTCAGTATGTGAAGTTCCTGAATATTAGGTTCTGTCTGAGGATTATATGGCCTCACTTTTTCATTTGATTGCGAAACCAACGGATTTTGAAACAAAATGAGGCATTTTTGAGGAGCATAGCCTTTGCCGCAGGCGAGAAAGCAAAAAAGTCGTACCTTAAAAGACATGTTTATAGTGAAAAGGAACTAACTGAAACAGTTTCAAAGGGCTTATATCAATAAAATCAAAGCAATGGTGCTTTTCTCATATCAATCCACGGGCTCTTTTACCCTACAAGAAATCCATATTTATACGATTGGAAAAAATTTCTTTTTCTATTTTTTCTTTTCCTTTCTTTTATCTTAATAGCTTTTACTTTAGCTACACCAATAGAACAGAAGAAATAATAAATCTCATTTTAATTTTTTTTCTAAAAAAAAAGGCGATTTCTAATAAAGAAATCGCCTATATAAGACTTAATTAATAGATAAGATTAATCTAATCATCTCCAGCTACTGGATACCCTGGATTTTGCTCATATCCTCCTTGTGTTCGGTCTATCTGATCCAGCGGGATAGGACGAAGCACATGATAATCCTGTATGTTATCACGAGCTTCAGCATTATATAACCTCACCCTCTCTACCAGTTTGCCGGTTCTCACCAGGTCAAACCATCTTTGCATTTCACCTGCTAATTCTCTGGCTCTTTCGTCCAGGATAAAATCAATGTCTACGTCCGCTGCACTTATTTCCATCGCATCTTCTTCTCCAGGCCATGCGGCTCTGCGCCTAACTACATTGATATCTTCTGCAGCATCCGTTGTGTTATTCTGCATCAATCTCGCTTCTGCACGGATCAAATATGCATCCGCTAAGCGAGCAACTACAAAATCACGTGAACCCGGCTCCCATTGCCTATCAGGACGTAGAGGATCAATAAATTTACTCAAGGAAGGGAATACACGCTCGTCGTATTCATTGACCGTGTATACATTATATCCAGCTCTTCCTTCCCTTTCCGCGGTCCAAAGGGCATCTCTACCTGGCCCTGGAATAAACAAAGCTGTGTCTCCCACTTCAAACTTAGGTTGCCCTAAATTGGCAGCAGTAGTATATCCGTTATTCACATCCTCTTGCGTCCAGATTGGTATACTAGTTGCATTATTAGAATACCATACATGCTTGAAGCTCTGGTCGTATCTGCTGTCAATATCTCTGTTCCATAAACTTAACAGGAATGGTGTAGGGCGGAAACGTTTCCAGGGACGTCCATTTTCGGTATCTCTTTGCATACCTGGTCGGATATCATACTCAAACAGAAAATACAAATGTCCTCTATTACCTTCCCCTCCATTTAAGATCAAGTCTTGAGTATTTTGTACTGACCAGATAACTTCAGTATTGAGTTGATTATCCTGATCCCAAAGATCACCGTAAGTTTCCAGTAGCTCAAAGCCATAGTTGTCAATAACACTGGTCATCAATGCCTCTGCCCTTGCAGCATCATTAGAATCTGCATATGGCTTATACGAGCGTGTCAGCAACACTTTAGCCAACATAAACTCTGCAGCGGGTTTGGTAACTCTTCCATAATCATTTTGCTCAGCAGGTAATAATGAAATTGCATTTTCCAGATCAGGAATGATCGCAGTTGAATATATCTCTGCAGCAGGAGTTCTATTGGCTTCTATTTCAATACCTTCTGTCTCTTCTAAGGTTAAATGCACATCTCCCCAATGCTGCACCAGATTGAAATAGAAAAAAGCCCGTAAGAATCTAACCTCTGCCAATCTTTGCTCTATTAAAGCAGGATCAAGTCCCTCAATCTGAGTAGAACGGTTAATTACTGCATTGGCCTGATTGATTCCTTTGTACCAGTCTCTCCAAAGTTCTCTAAGTAAATCCTGACCGGAATTAAAATTATTATCATACCAATTCCACACTTTATGGCTTCCATCTGCACCATTGGTAAATATATCAGTTCCAAAAACGGTGGACGTAAAACCTCTTTCGGGAGGGCCATAACTATATTTCAGCCATGCATAAGTAGCATCTACAGCATCTTCAAAACCGGCAGGGGTAGTATAGTAAGAGGCTGCTGAAACATCCGAAACAAGATCCTCTTCCAGGAATTTTTCGCACGACTGGCCTACAAAAGCCATGATCGTGATTATCCATATGATTGATTTATTTTTCATTATAGAATGCTTTTTAGATTAAAACTGGATATTAATACCAAACAAGAACAACTTGGATGATGGCACATCACCCGTACCCAATTCATTGTTGAAATCGTTACCTTCTTCCTCGTCCTGTGCATCATTAGTAGTTTCCGGATCAAAAGTATCATACTTCGCTGTGAACCAGGGGTTCTGGGCAGTAGCGTATAGTCTAAGACTAGACAGTCTCAGCTTTTCTGTGATGCTTTGCGGGAAATTATATCCTAGTGTTACATTTCTTAATTTAAGATAACTGCCATCGTAATAGCGTAATGTCTCAAATTTCTGAGGTCTTTCTTGGTTAAGATTTGGTCTTGGATAGGCGTTAGTAGGGTTGTTTGGCGTCCAGTAATCTACATCCAAATTATTATAACGTCCCTGCATAGTAGCCTGGTCTGAATTAAATCTACTGTCAATCATATGGCCTAAACGAGCATATAAGAATACCGACAGATCAATTCCTTTATAGCTAAACCTATTAGTAATACCACCCAAAATATCAGGAACGTCTGTACCAAGAATTTTGCGGTCATCCGGAGTAATGATACCATCCCCATCTACATCTTCTACT harbors:
- the scpB gene encoding SMC-Scp complex subunit ScpB, translating into MEFLKNHIEALIFCASKPLKIDDIKNCLNEMFDAEISEDDIIASIEKITEQYLDDQYSFQVFHIGGGYQFLTKPSYQASISILLKQQSHKRLSTAALETLSIIAYKQPVTKAHVEQIRGVGCDYAIQKLLEKSLIEIKGKDDTIGKPLLYGTTEFFMQYFGINRISDLPTPKDFDKKENEIGIQDYEDEDIDRDEQASGTDTDI
- a CDS encoding TraR/DksA family transcriptional regulator: MSQVEKTRYSEEELKEFEQLIDQKLEKASEELETIKAILSRKHDSGTDTTSGNTKLMEDGADTLEKESLSQLAARQQKFINQLESAKARIKNGTYGICIDTGKLISKERLKAVPHTRHSIEAKLKNQ
- a CDS encoding NAD(P)H-dependent oxidoreductase, which gives rise to MIIVDKALQFREDIGNPIRVAIMGAGYMSIGIVNQIIRYTPGMEVSVICNRSIEKAINCYQQAGVNQVVICNNERDLDKHILRREAVVTSDPEIVCKANEVDIIVEATGTIEYAAKVVMSAIEHGKPTVLMNAELDATVGPILKYYADRANVMLSGSDGDQPGVIMNLYRFVKNLGFTPLVCGNIKGFLDIHKNPTDMLSFAENMGQNVNMITNFTDGTKIAFEQATVANATGMVVSQRGMNGFRSNDHIDDLTHLYDVDQLKALGGIVDYAVGAKPGPGVYVYATTEDELSKSYLNYLKLGKGPIYSFYTPYHLCYFEVPNSVARVFHFNDPVLAPIDGPVVEVITTAKTDLKAGQTLDGFGGYTSYGQCENASVCRKENLLPIGLSEGIVLKRDIAKDQAISFDDIVYPENSFMFNLYNEQVKHFFSESIQKEKPLQTI
- a CDS encoding RagB/SusD family nutrient uptake outer membrane protein — its product is MKNKSIIWIITIMAFVGQSCEKFLEEDLVSDVSAASYYTTPAGFEDAVDATYAWLKYSYGPPERGFTSTVFGTDIFTNGADGSHKVWNWYDNNFNSGQDLLRELWRDWYKGINQANAVINRSTQIEGLDPALIEQRLAEVRFLRAFFYFNLVQHWGDVHLTLEETEGIEIEANRTPAAEIYSTAIIPDLENAISLLPAEQNDYGRVTKPAAEFMLAKVLLTRSYKPYADSNDAARAEALMTSVIDNYGFELLETYGDLWDQDNQLNTEVIWSVQNTQDLILNGGEGNRGHLYFLFEYDIRPGMQRDTENGRPWKRFRPTPFLLSLWNRDIDSRYDQSFKHVWYSNNATSIPIWTQEDVNNGYTTAANLGQPKFEVGDTALFIPGPGRDALWTAEREGRAGYNVYTVNEYDERVFPSLSKFIDPLRPDRQWEPGSRDFVVARLADAYLIRAEARLMQNNTTDAAEDINVVRRRAAWPGEEDAMEISAADVDIDFILDERARELAGEMQRWFDLVRTGKLVERVRLYNAEARDNIQDYHVLRPIPLDQIDRTQGGYEQNPGYPVAGDD